A region of Ficedula albicollis isolate OC2 chromosome 10, FicAlb1.5, whole genome shotgun sequence DNA encodes the following proteins:
- the PATL2 gene encoding protein PAT1 homolog 2 isoform X3, whose product MAEGGERIILEDFLLVEDALLLEEMAEEDDELDLYNEMTFGLDRDSTEEGVPKVLVVPEISPEVAKALVEATGRTAEQLEELAEEEGGIEPEMEQVNSQLEEEVEELGTEEQEDDQECFEEPGELGDPAVMRAVRSKPTLESQDSAVLDSRIGTWGEFGKEDMPTMDPTAWGSCPGGAPRHLMLEQDKAILQVLERPPPSPNMALDFRGSPAQRAYGSSPKLKCPDLRLMSPKPFPQCFLQQAPLMSPRSPCSPRPFSPACRPPPLFTPNQTAGYAPPTPFQPGSPTVGSPPGPLGMHFRPMSSSLDPALLFSPSAMGQLNFSTPSHMTQLHPQHQRILMQQQGRQAQSVSPKKLWSRKADPYAGLMTSKEKDWVVKVQMMQLQSENMDDDYYYQTYYHQLERKQAEEELLGRRNKPPKLVTPFIQKVETYDSVVRIAGSLGQVTVSTCYSPRRAIDAVHHAFVEEEASGTHRLRALHRIEKLFLQLLEVEEVQQKKSLALREQQPHRQEEKSQKVESIYQALKIRACSSEEEAEDEFLQLLCVRKGKKLMARLLPHLIGEQREKILLTITYHLPFLMKKDMLDESLPLLYSPLNEVVGEMTFSKLIEVLQELTRPLPESSELPLTMALKNQFGISLLYSLLSHGERLLSSRVPLKPCRGDFEAWTDTVYLMSQELSRLPTASLAEPLFLPSNLVLLFCRYLDKQTVYHLAAKMAECSPLPTEADMFC is encoded by the exons ATGGCGGAGGGCGGCGAGCGCATT ATTCTCGAGGATTTTCTGCTGGTGGAAGATGCGCTTCTGCTGGAAGAGATGGCTGAGGAGGATGATGAACTCGACCTATACAACGAGATGACTTTTGGGTTAG ACCGAGACTCCACAGAGGAGGGTGTCCCAAAAGTCCTGGTGGTACCGGAGATAAGCCCTGAGGTGGCCAAAGCACTGGTAGAGGCAACTGGAAGAACggctgagcagctggaggagctggccGAGGAGGAAGGTGGGATAGAGCCGGAGATGGAGCAGGTTAACTCTCAGTTGGAGGAAGAGGTAGAAGAGCTGGGGACTGAGGAACAGGAGGATGATCAGGAGTGCTTTGAGGAGCCCGGTGAACTGGGAGACCCAGCAGTGATGAGAGCTGTGCGGAGCAAGCCCACGCTGGAG AGCCAGGactcagcagtgctggacaGCAGAATTGGTACTTGGGGAGAGTTTGGCAAGGAGGACATG CCGACAATGGATCCCACGGCATGGGGCTCTTGCCCTGGGGGTGCTCCACGCCACCTCATGCTGGAG caggATAAAGCCATCCTCCAGGTCCTGGAGAGACCTCCACCGTCTCCCAACATGGCCCTTGACTTCCGTGGCTCTCCTGCGCAGAGGGCCTATGGGAGCTCTCCCAAGCTCAAGTGCCCTGACTTAAGACTGATGTCCCCCAAGCCTTTCCCCCAGTGCTTTCTCCAGCAG GCACCCCTGATGTCTCCTCGCTCCCCATGCTCTCCTCGACCCTTCTCACCAGCTTGCAGACCCCCTCCACTCTTCACTCCCAACCAG aCAGCAGGTTATGCACCTCCGACCCCTTTCCAGCCTGGGTCCCCCACTGTGGGCAGCCCACCAGGACCCCTGGGCATGCACTTCAGGCCCATGTCCTCTTCTTTGGACCCTGCTCTCCTCTTCAGCCCCTCAGCCATGGGCCAGCTGAACTTCAG cacacccagccACATGACCCAGCTACACCCCCAGCACCAGCGCATTCTGatgcagcagcaaggcaggcaggCGCAGAG tgtctccCCCAAGAAGCTGTGGTCTCGTAAAGCGGACCCTTATGCTGGGCTGATGACTTCCAAGGAGAAGGACTGGGTTGTCAAGGTGCAGATgatgcagctgcagagtgagAATATGGATGATGACTACTACTACCAG ACCTACTACCACCAGCTGGAGCGCAAACAGGcggaggaggagctgctgggtaGGCGTAACAAACCCCCCAAGCTGGTCACGCCGTTCATCCAAAAAGTGGAGACCTATGACTCTG TGGTGCGCATCGCTGGGTCGCTGGGCCAGGTGACAGTGTCCACCTGCTACAGCCCTCGCCGGGCCATTGATGCTGTGCACCATGCCTTTGTGGAGGAGGAG GCCTCAGGGACCCACCGGTTACGGGCGCTGCACAGGATTGAGAAG ctcttcctgcagctgctggaagtggAGGAGGTTCAACAGAAAAAGTCCCTGGCCCTGAGGGAGCAACAGCCCCACAGACAGGAGGAGAAGAGCCAAAAAGTAGAGAGTATCTACCAAGCCTTGAAAATCAGGGCTTGCAGCAGCGAAGA GGAGGCAGAAGATGAATTCCTGCAACTGCTGTGTGTGCGGAAGGGTAAGAAGCTCATGGCCCGGCTGCTGCCCCACCTGATTGGAGAGCAAAGGGAGAAGATCCTGCTGACCATCACCTACCACCTGCCCTTCCTCATGAAGAAGGACATGCTGGATGAG tcTCTCCCCCTGCTCTACAGCCCGTTGAATGAGGTGGTGGGTGAGATGACCTTCAGCAAACTCATTGAGGTCCTACAGGAGCTCACCCGGCCTCTGCCCGAGTCTTCGGAGCTCCCCCTCACCATGGCTTTGAAGAACCAG TTTGGCATCTCCTTGCTCTATTCCCTGCTGAGCCATGGCGAGAGGCTGCTGTCCTCACGTGTGCCACTGAAGCCGTGCAGAGGGGACTTCGAGGCATG GACGGACACAGTGTACCTGATGTCCCAGGAGCTGTCACGCCTGCCTACAGCCTCACTGGCAGAGCCTCTCTTCTTGCCCAGCAACCTGGTCTTGCTCTTCTGCCGCTACCTGGACAAGCAGACTGTCTATCACCTGGCAGCCAAGATGGCTGA ATGCTCCCCGCTGCCCACGGAGGCTGACATGTTCTGCTGA